The Nicotiana tabacum cultivar K326 chromosome 14, ASM71507v2, whole genome shotgun sequence genome contains a region encoding:
- the LOC107791294 gene encoding glycine-rich protein-like produces the protein MGSKAFLFLGLCLAIFIMISSEVLARELSETSTTSEEDSKKSDNKNEVHEAQYGGGYPGGGYPGGGYPGGGYPGGGRGGGGYPGGGRGGYPGGGRGGGRGGYCRYGCCGRRNYYGCSRCCYYKGEAMDKVTEGKPQH, from the exons atgggttCCAAGGCATTTCTGTTTCTTGGCctttgtttggccatttttataaTGATAAGCTCTGAGGTTTTAGCTAGGGAGTTGTCTGAGACTTCCACCACTTCAGAAGAGGACT CAAAGAAATCCGATAACAAGAATGAAGTGCATGAAGCTCAATATGGTGGCGGATACCCCGGTGGTGGCTACCCTGGCGGTGGATACCCTGGCGGCGGATACCCTGGTGGCGGCCGTGGTGGCGGTGGATACCCTGGTGGCGGCCGTGGTGGATACCCAGGTGGCGGCCGCGGTGGTGGACGTGGAGGATACTGCCGCTATGGTTGTTGCGGCCGCCGCAATTACTACGGCTGCAGCAGGTGTTGCTACTACAAAGGTGAGGCCATGGATAAAGTGACTGAAGGGAAGCCTCAACACTGA